The Pseudomonas berkeleyensis genome includes a region encoding these proteins:
- a CDS encoding ABC transporter permease: MSVYWECLRGIVLREWLRFVLQRSRFLSALVRPLLWLLVFAAGFRAALGIAIIEPYDTYITYDTYIVPGLACMILLFNGMQGSLSMVYDREMGSMRVLLTSPLPRAFLLVAKLLATALISLLQVYAFLAIAWVYGVQPPAWGLLAALPALLLVALLLSALGLLLSNGIRQLENFAGVMNFVIFPMFFLSSALYPLWKMRESSEWLYWLCAVNPFTHAVELVRNALYLRLHVDALLICTGLTVLLTLLAVASFNPQHAALRKAG; encoded by the coding sequence ATGAGCGTCTACTGGGAATGCCTGCGCGGTATCGTGCTACGCGAATGGTTGCGCTTCGTGCTGCAGCGCTCGCGCTTTCTCAGCGCCCTGGTGCGCCCGCTGCTGTGGCTGCTGGTGTTCGCCGCTGGCTTTCGCGCCGCGCTGGGCATCGCCATCATCGAGCCGTACGACACCTACATCACCTACGACACCTACATCGTGCCGGGCCTGGCCTGCATGATTCTGCTGTTCAACGGCATGCAGGGCTCGCTGTCGATGGTCTACGACCGCGAGATGGGCAGCATGCGCGTGCTGCTCACCAGCCCGCTTCCGCGCGCCTTCCTGTTGGTGGCCAAGCTACTGGCCACGGCGCTGATCTCGCTGCTGCAGGTTTATGCCTTCCTCGCCATCGCCTGGGTGTATGGCGTGCAACCGCCAGCCTGGGGCCTGCTCGCCGCACTGCCGGCGTTGCTGCTGGTAGCGTTGCTGCTCAGCGCACTGGGGCTGCTGCTATCCAACGGCATTCGCCAGCTGGAGAACTTCGCCGGGGTGATGAATTTCGTCATCTTCCCGATGTTCTTCCTGTCGTCGGCGCTGTATCCGCTGTGGAAAATGCGCGAGTCCAGCGAGTGGCTGTACTGGCTGTGCGCGGTCAATCCCTTCACCCACGCGGTGGAGTTGGTGCGCAACGCGCTGTACCTGCGTTTGCATGTCGATGCACTGCTGATCTGCACCGGCCTGACGGTGCTGCTGACGCTGCTCGCCGTGGCCAGCTTCAATCCGCAACATGCCGCGCTGCGCAAGGCGGGTTAA